From a single Arachis hypogaea cultivar Tifrunner chromosome 3, arahy.Tifrunner.gnm2.J5K5, whole genome shotgun sequence genomic region:
- the LOC112791383 gene encoding berberine bridge enzyme-like 17, with protein sequence MVTSSTSSLSFLLLSTLLAPTIVLLLQSSVLHANPDAYFHTCLSNKRWKNPSAPVSVTGALYTRDNSSFFDILSLHTRNKRFNRPYTPKPIAIITPFHESHIQAAVVCSKDSNFQLRIRSGGHDYEGYSYVSDVPFVLLDMYTFKSIHVNIQNATALVEAGASLGQLYYKVAQNSHVHGVPGGICPSVGTGGHFGGGGYGNVMRKYGLAVDNIIDAKIVDVNGNILDRKSMGEDLFWAIRGGGGASFGVILSWTMKLVEVPPVVTVFRLNRTLEQGGSDLVYKWQHVAPNLHRDIFIRLQIEVRQKTVRVSFVCEFLGRVDRLLSLMEKSFPELGLTKSDCFELPWVNSTLFFAEYPIGTVAEALLYESSRPAESYFKGKSDYVQKVISKEGLQSVWKKFIESEVIIMEWNPYGGRMWDIPASATPFPHRTGNLFQIQYMITWYQDGEDAINHNFNILRSMYKIMTPFVSKSPRQAYLNYRDRDIGANPSNGTINVDAARIYGAKFFRENFDKLVQVKTKVDPENFFRYEQSIPPHKY encoded by the coding sequence ATGGTGacatcatcaacatcatcattgtcATTTCTTCTCCTTTCAACTCTGCTAGCACCCActattgttcttcttcttcaatcttccgTTTTACATGCAAACCCAGATGCTTACTTTCACACTTGTCTCTCAAACAAGAGATGGAAAAACCCATCAGCTCCTGTTAGCGTGACCGGAGCGCTATACACCAGAGACAACTCATCCTTTTTCGACATTCTCAGCCTCCACACCCGCAACAAGAGGTTCAACAGACCATACACGCCCAAACCCATCGCCATCATAACCCCTTTTCATGAATCGCACATTCAGGCGGCGGTTGTATGCTCCAAAGACAGCAACTTTCAACTCAGAATCCGAAGCGGCGGCCATGACTACGAAGGCTACTCCTACGTATCAGATGTTCCCTTCGTTCTTCTCGACATGTACACTTTTAAATCCATTCACGTCAACATTCAAAATGCCACCGCTTTGGTTGAGGCCGGCGCATCACTTGGACAGCTTTATTACAAAGTCGCGCAGAATAGCCACGTTCACGGCGTTCCTGGCGGAATCTGTCCGTCCGTCGGCACCGGCGGCCACTTCGGCGGCGGTGGCTATGGCAACGTCATGAGAAAATATGGCCTCGCCGTAGACAATATAATTGATGCCAAAATCGTGGATGTAAATGGTAATATCCTTGACAGAAAATCAATGGGGGAGGATCTGTTCTGGGCCATAAGAGGAGGTGGAGGTGCCAGTTTCGGTGTGATTCTCTCGTGGACAATGAAGCTGGTGGAAGTACCTCCAGTGGTGACGGTGTTCAGGTTGAACAGGACCTTGGAACAAGGCGGCTCGGACCTTGTTTACAAGTGGCAACATGTTGCACCGAATCTCCACAGGGATATTTTCATCAGACTCCAGATCGAGGTGCGTCAAAAGACGGTTCGAGTTTCCTTCGTCTGCGAGTTCTTGGGACGAGTCGATAGACTTCTGAGTTTGATGGAAAAAAGTTTTCCAGAACTGGGATTAACCAAAAGTGATTGCTTTGAATTGCCTTGGGTCAACAGCACTCTTTTCTTTGCAGAATACCCAATCGGAACAGTAGCAGAAGCGTTGCTATACGAATCATCAAGACCTGCTGAGTCCTATTTTAAGGGTAAATCAGATTATGTGCAGAAAGTTATTTCAAAAGAGGGTTTGCAATCTGTATGGAAAAAGTTCATCGAGAGTGAGGTAATAATCATGGAATGGAACCCCTATGGTGGAAGAATGTGGGACATTCCAGCTTCGGCTACTCCGTTTCCTCATAGAACAGGGAACTTGTTCCAGATTCAGTACATGATAACTTGGTATCAAGATGGAGAAGATGCCATTAATCATAACTTTAATATTTTAAGGTCCATGTATAAGATTATGACTCCTTTTGTTTCGAAATCGCCAAGACAGGCTTACCTTAACTACAGGGACAGAGATATTGGAGCCAATCCAAGCAATGGAACAATCAATGTTGACGCCGCTCGAATTTATGGAGCCAAGTTTTTCAGAGAGAATTTTGATAAACTGGTGCAGGTCAAAACCAAAGTTGACCCTGAGAACTTCTTTAGATATGAACAGAGTATACCACCTCACAAATATTAA